The proteins below come from a single Hyperolius riggenbachi isolate aHypRig1 chromosome 8, aHypRig1.pri, whole genome shotgun sequence genomic window:
- the LOC137527295 gene encoding sialic acid-binding lectin-like: protein MSPKLSILLIFGIVLGFPNLSSCQNWSTFQQKHIRPSSISCKTEMNQSLFYVSGNCKTVNTFILASASTVQAICSGTTGNQLVTSPTTFTLNDCRYQSGSPGSCVHGFQSFTSKICITCENKLPVHFAKSTVC from the coding sequence ATGAGCCCCAAACTCTCCATTCTCCTGATATTTGGGATTGTCCTGGGCTTCCCTAACCTCTCATCATGCCAGAACTGGAGTACTTTCCAGCAGAAGCACATCAGACCCAGCTCCATCAGCTGTAAGACTGAGATGAACCAGTCCTTGTTCTACGTTAGTGGAAACTGCAAGACGGTGAACACCTTTATCCTCGCAAGTGCCTCCACTGTGCAGGCGATCTGTAGCGGTACTACGGGTAACCAGCTAGTGACAAGCCCCACCACCTTTACACTCAACGATTGCCGCTACCAGAGTGGCTCCCCCGGAAGTTGTGTCCATGGATTCCAGTCCTTCACTAGCAAGATATGTATAACGTGTGAAAACAAGCTGCCTGTACACTTTGCCAAATCCACCGTCTGCTAA